A genome region from Kogia breviceps isolate mKogBre1 chromosome 13, mKogBre1 haplotype 1, whole genome shotgun sequence includes the following:
- the LOC131767972 gene encoding LOW QUALITY PROTEIN: retinoic acid early transcript 1E-like (The sequence of the model RefSeq protein was modified relative to this genomic sequence to represent the inferred CDS: substituted 1 base at 1 genomic stop codon), which translates to MRQMEGVWDGDLSLCSRVPHGESPGTHLCFSLMDAHSLCLDLTVRSRSRPGQPWCEVQGSVDTKPFLQYDSDRNKVKQNKVKPLGLPGQEVNATKAXTELRQMRGEVGRELRMVLRVITLDKRETRDPPPLQVKLCCQRREAERCAGASLHFSISRHTAPPLAVMSVNRTVIAPGATGVKEEWENSQELAECFRKVSMGDCRHWFREFLAHWENMLDGTRAHG; encoded by the exons ATGCGGCAGATGGAGGGGGTCTGGGATGGAGACCTCTCCCTCTGCAGCCGGGTCCCTCATGGGGAATCTCCGGGGACACACCTGTGTTTTTCTCTCATGGATGCTCACTCTCTCTGCCTCGACCTCACTGTCAGATCTCGGTCCAGACCTGGACAGCCCTGGTGTGAAGTCCAGGGCTCAGTGGACACAAAGCCTTTCCTCCAGTATGACAGTGATAGAAACAAGGTCAAACAAAACAAGGTCAAACCTTTGGGTCTCCCGGGGCAGGAGGTAAATGCCACCAAAGCATAGACAGAATTGCGCCAAATGCGGGGAGAAGTGGGGCGAGAGCTCAGGATGGTCCTGCGTGTCATCACACTGGACAAAAGGGAGACCAGGG ATCCGCCCCCCCTGCAGGTCAAACTGTGTTGTCAGCGCCGTGAAGCTGAGCGATGCGCTGGTGCATCCTTGCATTTCAGCATCAGCAGACACACAGCCCCCCCCCTTGCCGTGATGAGCGTGAACCGGACAGTCATCGCTCCTGGAGCCACAGGGGTCAAGGAGGAGTGGGAGAACAGCCAGGAACTGGCAGAGTGTTTTAGGAAGGTCTCAATGGGAGACTGCAGGCACTGGTTTAGAGAATTCCTAGCACACTGGGAGAACATGCTGGATGGAACCAGAGCCCACGGGTGA